A stretch of Lathyrus oleraceus cultivar Zhongwan6 chromosome 6, CAAS_Psat_ZW6_1.0, whole genome shotgun sequence DNA encodes these proteins:
- the LOC127096555 gene encoding F-box protein CPR1, with protein sequence MDYQQKLSLPFNKWSDSKVSRKYIDDDVAFHVLSKLPVKSLKRFGCVRKSWSILFENSHFINMFRNHFISHSNSEDHRTYLLIFKRDCANRYHPELHLLDSRIKLILPPPFQEDDFYLNILGKTSVSGVFCIGTKNVKGGSNKVKYVLWNPAIEEFVVIPPSPDELVPKHPRLGVFHDFHGFGYDQVRDDFKVIQYVTFDSCNDYDPDSPPPQGIMYFSFFEIYSLRNNSWKILHMDDMAQWCVGNPFNGEELYMNGASYWLVKEKIIVVIPDFTRKAFFRLEDQDGGVACGDESTVALAVARWLQMTMVDEFNREEK encoded by the exons ATGGATTATCAGCAGAAGCTATCACTGCCATTCAACAAGTGGTCTGATTCAAAGGTTAGCAGAAAGTATATTGACGATGATGTTGCCTTCCATGTTCTTTCGAAACTCCCCGTTAAATCATTGAAGCGTTTTGGTTGCGTACGCAAATCATGGTCCATTTTATTTGAAAATTCTCATTTCATCAATATGTTCCGCAACCATTTCATATCTCATAGCAATTCCGAGGATCATCGTACATATCTCCTCATATTTAAACGTGATTGTGCTAATCGTTACCATCCTGAATTGCATTTGCTTGATAGTAGAATCAAATTAATTTTGCCACCTCCATTTCAAGAGGATGACTTTTATCTTAATATTTTGGGAAAAACAAGTGTTAGCGGTGTTTTTTGTATCGGGACAAAGAATGTAAAGGGAGGTTCTAATAAGGTCAAATATGTATTGTGGAACCCAGCTATCGAAGAATTCGTTGTCATTCCTCCTAGCCCCGATGAGCTTGTACCAAAACACCCTCGCCTTGGCGTGTTTCATGACTTTCATGGGTTTGGTTATGACCAAGTAAGAGATGACTTTAAGGTGATTCAATATGTAACATTTGATAGCTGTAATGACTATGATCCTGATTCTCCTCCACCACAAGGTATAATGTATTTCTCCTTTTTTGAGATATATAGTCTAAGAAATAATTCTTGGAAGATACTCCACATGGATGATATGGCTCAATGGTGTGTTGGTAACCCATTTAATGGGGAGGAATTGTACATGAATGGTGCATCTTATTGGTTGGTTAAGGAGAAGATTATTGTTGTTATACCGGACTTTACAAGGAAAGCCTTCTTTCGATTGGAGGATCAA GATGGAGGCGTCGCTTGCGGTGACGAATCGACAGTTGCATTGGCAGTGGCTAGATGGTTACAGATGACGATGGTGGATGAGTTTAACAGAGAAGAGAAGTGA